Proteins encoded in a region of the Agromyces protaetiae genome:
- a CDS encoding NADP-dependent oxidoreductase: MPHAIEYDRFGGPEVLEFREIPYATPADGEVVVEVKAAGVNPIDWKLRSGARASDPITSPRRVGSDATGVISAVGDGVDGWSVGDEVIVSSAKGGYATEIAVPASKLARKPESLSFEEAAAIPVPVGTAYQALRSMGVGEGDTFLLHGGSGAVGQAAIQLARRAGATVVATASERNHDHLRELGAIPVAYGDGLADRVREAAPQGVTVALDAAGTDEAIAVSKALVADHDRVGTIVQGAKAAEHGIRAWSGGNPVPLTAQELEWRAEAVPLAAELAARGEFLLEVAHRYPLSEAAEAHRQSQTGHVRGKIVLIP; the protein is encoded by the coding sequence ATGCCTCACGCGATCGAGTACGACCGGTTCGGCGGTCCCGAGGTGCTGGAGTTCCGCGAGATCCCGTATGCGACCCCCGCCGACGGCGAGGTCGTCGTCGAGGTGAAGGCCGCAGGCGTGAACCCGATCGACTGGAAGCTGCGCTCGGGTGCCCGCGCGAGCGATCCGATCACCTCGCCGCGACGCGTCGGGTCGGACGCGACGGGCGTGATCTCGGCCGTCGGCGACGGCGTCGACGGGTGGTCGGTCGGCGACGAGGTCATCGTCTCGAGCGCGAAGGGCGGGTACGCGACGGAGATCGCGGTGCCGGCGTCGAAGCTCGCGAGAAAGCCCGAGAGCCTCAGCTTCGAAGAGGCCGCGGCGATCCCTGTGCCGGTCGGCACCGCCTACCAGGCGCTGCGCTCGATGGGCGTCGGCGAGGGCGACACGTTCTTGCTGCACGGCGGTTCGGGCGCGGTCGGCCAGGCGGCGATCCAGCTCGCCCGCCGTGCCGGTGCGACGGTGGTCGCGACCGCGAGCGAGCGCAACCACGACCACCTCCGCGAGCTCGGGGCGATCCCGGTCGCGTACGGCGACGGCCTCGCCGACCGGGTGCGCGAGGCGGCGCCGCAGGGCGTCACGGTGGCGCTCGACGCGGCCGGCACCGACGAGGCCATCGCCGTCTCGAAGGCGCTCGTCGCCGACCACGACCGCGTCGGCACGATCGTGCAGGGCGCGAAGGCCGCCGAGCACGGCATCCGTGCGTGGTCGGGCGGCAATCCCGTGCCGCTCACCGCACAGGAGCTGGAATGGCGTGCCGAGGCCGTGCCGCTCGCCGCGGAGCTCGCGGCACGCGGAGAGTTCCTGCTCGAGGTCGCGCATCGCTACCCCCTGTCGGAGGCCGCCGAAGCGCACCGGCAGAGCCAGACCGGTCACGTGCGCGGCAAGATCGTCCTCATTCCCTGA
- a CDS encoding carboxylate-amine ligase: MHATFGVEEEFIFLDRATLRPADVAEGFFTRLSEDPEWGPLTHREFLASQIEHASPVFTTLEEALPALNAFRRLVAGEAAQLGVLGASIGTPPDSLPFPSITHHDRYQRIVRDMAGLIADHQMSGLHVHVGIPDRESGVVALNTVRPWLPLLTAMTGNSPFWRGYDTGYESWRTVQLRRWPTAGSPPRFLDARDYDRRIRGLLGIGGMTDLALIAWNLRLSEHLPTIEFRMADAQLSADDTVLVAALCRALVSHAIETEGREIEETDIAPELLSAAILHSAHVGLRAQVYDPVERGLVDARNVIDRLFDLVGPQLEATGDLRAVADLVARLTQLGTGAARQRDAFLRGGGEGLGRLFETTMVTGTNEWAA; this comes from the coding sequence ATGCACGCGACGTTCGGTGTGGAGGAGGAGTTCATCTTCCTCGACCGCGCGACACTCAGACCCGCCGACGTCGCTGAAGGGTTCTTCACGCGCCTGTCGGAAGACCCCGAGTGGGGCCCGCTCACACACCGCGAGTTCCTCGCATCCCAGATCGAGCACGCGTCCCCCGTCTTCACGACCCTCGAAGAGGCACTGCCCGCGCTCAACGCCTTCCGCCGGCTCGTCGCCGGCGAAGCGGCCCAGCTCGGCGTGCTGGGCGCGAGCATCGGCACGCCGCCCGACTCGCTGCCGTTCCCGTCGATCACCCACCACGACCGCTACCAGCGCATCGTGCGCGACATGGCCGGTCTCATCGCCGACCATCAGATGAGCGGGCTGCACGTCCACGTCGGCATCCCCGACCGAGAGTCCGGCGTGGTCGCCCTCAACACCGTGCGCCCCTGGCTGCCGCTGCTGACGGCCATGACCGGCAACTCGCCGTTCTGGCGCGGCTACGACACCGGCTACGAGAGCTGGCGCACCGTGCAGCTCCGCCGGTGGCCGACCGCCGGCTCCCCGCCCCGGTTCCTCGACGCGCGCGACTACGACCGGCGCATCAGGGGTCTGCTCGGCATCGGGGGCATGACCGACCTCGCGCTCATCGCGTGGAACCTCCGGCTCTCCGAGCACCTCCCGACCATCGAGTTCCGCATGGCCGACGCGCAGCTCTCGGCCGACGACACCGTGCTCGTCGCGGCACTGTGCCGCGCGCTCGTGAGCCACGCCATCGAGACCGAGGGGCGCGAGATCGAGGAGACCGACATCGCGCCCGAGCTGCTGTCCGCCGCGATCCTGCACTCCGCGCACGTCGGCCTGCGGGCGCAGGTGTACGACCCGGTCGAGCGGGGCCTCGTCGATGCGCGAAACGTCATCGACCGCCTGTTCGACCTCGTCGGCCCGCAGCTCGAGGCCACGGGCGACCTGCGCGCCGTCGCCGACCTCGTGGCCCGGCTCACGCAGCTCGGCACGGGTGCCGCGCGGCAGCGCGACGCGTTCCTGCGCGGCGGTGGCGAAGGCCTCGGCCGGCTCTTCGAGACGACGATGGTGACCGGCACCAACGAGTGGGCGGCGTGA
- a CDS encoding molybdopterin-dependent oxidoreductase — protein sequence MTGSGRGEVRDDRRSRGRPGPGLLAALAGLAAAVFAAGIGELAAALVAPESGPFVVVGGALVDLAPAWAKDAAIALFGTADKLALLIGIGLVLALLSAGAGLLEVRWPPWGRVVFAALGVAGALAAGTRAGSGPLAVVPSAAAGLAGAVAVMLLARRVAALAGRTASLAAAPESAPVQADPAARRDAAPGEPTERASGPVAPSPIDAPASGRPRVDPATVGGPTDASGGTPLERRRFLVWAGGAAAVGVLAALVGSVAQTGRRAVQAVREAVRLPAATASATVPPGAELDVDGLTPLITPNADFYRIDTALRVPEIDPAEWSLRIHGLVERELTITWDELLALPMAESITTLTCVSNEVGGDLIGTAVWLGHPIRELLAQAGPNADADMVLSRSLDGFTASTPIEALEDDRNAILAVGMNGEPLPLEHGFPVRMVVPGLYGYVSATKWVTELEVTRFDEASAYWTDRGWSERGPIKLSSRIDVPRQGQPLTAGPVVVAGVAWQPHTGVAAVEVQVDDGPWLEAELSRPISADTWVQWRYDWDATSGSHRLRVRATGGDGELQSAEERPVVPDGATGLHERTVSVG from the coding sequence ATGACGGGGTCCGGCCGGGGTGAGGTGCGAGACGACCGGCGCTCGCGCGGCCGACCTGGGCCCGGGCTGCTCGCGGCGCTCGCCGGGCTCGCCGCCGCGGTGTTCGCGGCCGGGATCGGTGAGCTCGCGGCAGCACTCGTCGCCCCCGAGTCGGGCCCGTTCGTGGTCGTCGGCGGCGCACTCGTCGACCTCGCACCTGCATGGGCGAAGGACGCGGCGATCGCCCTGTTCGGCACCGCCGACAAGCTCGCCCTGCTCATCGGCATCGGCCTCGTGCTCGCACTCCTCTCGGCCGGGGCCGGCCTGCTCGAGGTGCGATGGCCGCCGTGGGGTCGCGTGGTGTTCGCCGCGCTCGGAGTCGCGGGCGCGCTCGCGGCGGGCACGCGCGCCGGCTCGGGTCCGCTCGCCGTCGTGCCGTCGGCCGCGGCCGGCCTCGCCGGTGCGGTCGCGGTGATGCTGCTCGCACGCCGGGTGGCCGCGCTCGCGGGCCGCACCGCATCGCTCGCCGCCGCACCCGAGTCCGCACCGGTTCAGGCCGACCCCGCCGCCCGTCGTGACGCAGCGCCGGGCGAACCGACCGAGCGGGCGTCCGGCCCGGTCGCCCCTTCGCCGATCGACGCACCTGCGTCCGGCAGGCCTCGCGTCGACCCTGCGACGGTCGGAGGGCCGACGGATGCCTCGGGCGGCACGCCGCTCGAACGACGCCGGTTCCTCGTGTGGGCGGGCGGCGCAGCCGCCGTCGGGGTGCTGGCGGCGCTCGTCGGATCGGTCGCGCAGACGGGGCGCCGGGCCGTGCAGGCGGTGCGCGAGGCCGTGCGGCTGCCCGCCGCGACCGCGTCGGCGACCGTTCCGCCCGGCGCGGAGCTCGACGTCGACGGGCTCACGCCGCTGATCACCCCGAACGCCGACTTCTACCGCATCGACACCGCCCTGCGCGTGCCCGAGATCGACCCGGCCGAGTGGTCCCTGCGTATCCACGGCCTCGTCGAGCGCGAGCTCACGATCACGTGGGACGAGCTGCTCGCGCTGCCCATGGCCGAGAGCATCACCACGCTCACCTGTGTCTCCAACGAGGTCGGCGGCGACCTCATCGGCACGGCGGTGTGGCTGGGGCATCCGATCCGCGAGCTGCTCGCACAGGCCGGCCCGAACGCCGACGCGGACATGGTGCTGAGCCGCAGCCTCGACGGGTTCACCGCGAGCACCCCGATCGAGGCCCTCGAAGACGACCGGAACGCGATCCTCGCGGTCGGCATGAACGGCGAGCCGCTCCCCCTCGAGCACGGCTTCCCCGTGCGCATGGTCGTACCGGGCCTCTACGGCTACGTATCGGCCACCAAGTGGGTCACGGAGCTCGAGGTCACGCGCTTCGACGAGGCATCCGCCTACTGGACCGACCGCGGCTGGAGCGAACGCGGCCCGATCAAGCTGTCCAGTCGCATCGACGTGCCCCGCCAGGGGCAACCGCTGACCGCCGGGCCCGTCGTCGTCGCGGGCGTCGCCTGGCAGCCGCACACCGGCGTCGCGGCCGTCGAGGTCCAGGTCGACGACGGCCCGTGGCTCGAGGCCGAGCTCAGCCGGCCGATCTCGGCCG
- a CDS encoding tryptophan-rich sensory protein — MNSAAESPALATSTAADTVRHVVVAVSAVLAVVGAFIGSGAAGGTPIAEAAGGALAADATLIAPAGPAFAIWTLIYLGLLAYAVWQFFPSVRAAERHRVLGYPIAASMLLNAAWILSIQAGLLWLSVVVIIVLLAVLCWLYATCIRRPPHALADALVTDGTIGLYLGWVSVATAANVTAALVASGFDGWGLPPEMWSIIVIEVAAIAIAVLGVISRGGLAPMLAASWGLAWVAVGRLTGEPYSVATGVAAIIGIVLIVGATLTARFLTGRDRRLGPVTR; from the coding sequence GTGAACTCGGCGGCCGAGTCCCCGGCCCTGGCGACCTCGACGGCCGCCGACACGGTGCGCCACGTCGTCGTCGCCGTCAGCGCGGTGCTGGCGGTCGTCGGCGCCTTCATCGGCTCGGGCGCCGCCGGCGGCACGCCGATCGCCGAAGCCGCGGGCGGCGCACTGGCCGCCGACGCGACGCTGATCGCGCCGGCCGGGCCCGCGTTCGCCATCTGGACCCTCATCTACCTCGGGCTGCTCGCCTACGCGGTGTGGCAGTTCTTCCCGTCGGTCCGCGCCGCCGAGCGGCACCGCGTCCTCGGCTACCCGATCGCGGCCTCGATGCTCCTGAACGCGGCCTGGATCCTCTCGATCCAGGCCGGCCTGCTCTGGCTGAGCGTGGTCGTCATCATCGTCCTGCTCGCGGTGCTCTGCTGGCTGTACGCGACATGCATCCGCCGCCCGCCGCACGCCCTGGCCGACGCACTCGTCACCGACGGCACCATCGGCCTCTACCTCGGCTGGGTCTCGGTCGCCACGGCCGCGAACGTCACGGCCGCGCTCGTCGCGAGCGGCTTCGACGGCTGGGGCCTTCCCCCCGAGATGTGGTCCATCATCGTGATCGAGGTCGCCGCCATCGCCATCGCCGTGCTCGGCGTGATCAGCCGCGGCGGACTCGCGCCCATGCTCGCCGCGTCCTGGGGCCTCGCGTGGGTCGCCGTCGGCCGCCTCACCGGCGAACCATACTCCGTCGCGACCGGCGTCGCCGCCATCATCGGCATCGTGCTGATCGTCGGCGCGACCCTCACCGCCCGGTTCCTCACCGGCCGCGATCGACGGCTCGGACCCGTCACCCGATGA
- a CDS encoding alpha/beta hydrolase family protein: protein MTDTPGAPSPHPFETELTIDVDGTPVSAVAARPEGADATVLVAHGAGAGMEHPFMSGFTRALHTEGIATLRFNFPYREAGRKFPDRPPVAIATWRAAVAAAHESAAAAGSAGEPIWASGKSFGGRMASMAVAEGLEVAGLVFLGYPLHPPGNPSKLRDEHLYGLTVPMLFLQGTNDPFASPNLQLAEVAQRIGPNAELEWVENAGHSFEVKGAKRPQAEVGAGLAPRVAAFVRTHA from the coding sequence ATGACCGACACGCCCGGCGCACCATCGCCGCACCCCTTCGAGACCGAACTCACGATCGACGTCGACGGCACCCCGGTCTCCGCGGTCGCAGCCCGCCCCGAGGGCGCCGACGCCACGGTGCTGGTCGCGCACGGTGCCGGCGCGGGCATGGAGCATCCGTTCATGTCGGGCTTCACCCGCGCCCTCCACACCGAGGGGATCGCCACGCTCCGGTTCAACTTCCCGTACCGCGAGGCGGGGCGCAAGTTCCCCGACCGGCCACCCGTCGCGATCGCGACGTGGCGCGCCGCGGTCGCGGCCGCGCACGAGTCCGCCGCCGCCGCCGGCAGCGCCGGCGAGCCGATCTGGGCGTCGGGCAAGTCGTTCGGCGGCCGCATGGCCTCGATGGCGGTCGCCGAAGGGCTCGAGGTCGCAGGCCTCGTCTTCCTCGGCTATCCGCTGCACCCGCCGGGGAATCCGTCGAAGCTCCGCGACGAGCACCTCTACGGCCTCACGGTGCCCATGCTGTTCCTCCAGGGCACGAACGATCCGTTCGCGTCGCCGAACCTGCAACTCGCCGAGGTCGCCCAACGCATCGGCCCGAACGCCGAGCTCGAGTGGGTCGAGAACGCGGGCCACTCGTTCGAGGTGAAGGGCGCGAAGCGCCCGCAGGCCGAGGTCGGCGCCGGTCTGGCCCCGCGCGTCGCCGCCTTCGTGCGCACCCACGCCTGA